The following are from one region of the Natronosporangium hydrolyticum genome:
- a CDS encoding TIGR03560 family F420-dependent LLM class oxidoreductase, which yields MEVCLFIEPHRGASYREQRDFARHAEECGFAGLFRADHYQPFGSSAGLPGPTDAWLTLAALAVETIRIRLGTLVTSITFRLPGPLAIAVAQVDQMSQGRVELGIGAGWFAPEHRSYGIPFPPLAERLSRLAEQLEVVTGLWRTPVGERFGHQGRYYQLVDAPALPKPVQVPGPPIIIGGRGLRRTPMLAARYADEFNATFQAPAAAASAFRAVAGAAAQVGRRRPIRRSVGIPVACGRTDAQARQRAAALYEPGSVLPAGESLVVGSPQQLVDRIHELREVGADRVYLRPGALTDRAHLDLLASEVLPAVTTC from the coding sequence ATGGAAGTATGCCTGTTTATCGAACCACATCGCGGCGCCAGCTACCGCGAACAGCGTGACTTCGCCCGCCACGCCGAGGAGTGCGGGTTCGCCGGGCTGTTCCGGGCCGACCACTATCAACCCTTCGGCAGCTCAGCTGGCCTTCCCGGGCCCACCGACGCGTGGTTGACGTTGGCGGCACTCGCCGTCGAGACCATCCGGATCCGGCTCGGGACGCTGGTCACCTCGATCACCTTCCGGCTGCCGGGGCCGCTGGCGATCGCGGTGGCCCAGGTCGACCAGATGAGCCAGGGCCGGGTGGAACTCGGTATCGGAGCCGGCTGGTTCGCGCCCGAACACCGGTCCTACGGGATCCCGTTTCCGCCGCTGGCCGAGCGACTGTCCCGGCTGGCGGAACAGCTCGAAGTAGTGACCGGCCTGTGGCGGACCCCGGTGGGGGAGCGCTTCGGTCACCAGGGTCGCTACTATCAGCTGGTCGACGCCCCGGCGCTGCCGAAACCGGTGCAGGTGCCCGGTCCGCCGATCATCATCGGGGGCCGAGGGCTCCGGCGTACGCCGATGCTGGCGGCGCGGTACGCCGACGAGTTCAACGCGACCTTCCAGGCGCCCGCGGCGGCAGCGAGCGCGTTCCGCGCGGTGGCCGGGGCCGCCGCGCAGGTCGGCCGGCGGCGGCCGATCCGGCGTTCGGTGGGGATACCGGTGGCGTGCGGCCGGACCGATGCGCAGGCCCGGCAGCGGGCGGCGGCCCTCTACGAGCCGGGCAGCGTACTTCCCGCCGGAGAGTCGCTGGTGGTCGGCTCGCCGCAGCAGCTGGTGGACCGGATCCATGAGCTGCGCGAGGTGGGCGCCGACCGGGTCTATCTGCGGCCGGGGGCCCTGACCGACCGGGCGCACCTCGATCTGCTCGCCAGTGAGGTACTGCCGGCGGTCACAACGTGCTGA
- a CDS encoding 3-hydroxyacyl-CoA dehydrogenase family protein — MAGRLAVIGAGLMGSGIAQVAAQAGWTVVLRDLDRASVERGLDGIRRSLDRFVTKEKLTAADAEAAVGRITPTTDLAAAADADIVVEAVFEQIELKHEVFRELDRICQPSTVLASNTSAIPITQLAAVTERPESFVGTHFFSPVPMMKLCELVRGFKTSDETLATARSFAEEVGKTCIVVNRDVAGFVTTRLISALVMEAVKLVESGVVSAEDLDLACQLGFGHAMGPLATTDLTGVDVLLNASRNIYADTGEAKFFPPELLQRMVAAGDLGRKRGQGFYQYD, encoded by the coding sequence ATGGCAGGCAGACTGGCGGTCATCGGAGCCGGGTTGATGGGTTCGGGCATCGCCCAGGTGGCGGCGCAGGCTGGGTGGACAGTGGTGCTCCGGGACCTGGACCGGGCCAGTGTCGAGCGGGGGCTGGACGGGATCCGCCGCTCCCTGGACCGGTTCGTCACCAAGGAGAAGCTCACCGCCGCCGACGCCGAAGCAGCCGTGGGTCGGATCACTCCGACCACCGATCTGGCGGCGGCCGCCGACGCGGACATCGTGGTCGAGGCGGTCTTTGAGCAGATCGAACTCAAGCACGAGGTTTTCCGGGAGTTGGACCGGATCTGCCAGCCCTCGACCGTGCTCGCCAGCAACACCAGCGCCATCCCGATCACCCAGTTGGCGGCGGTGACCGAGCGGCCGGAGTCGTTCGTCGGCACGCACTTCTTCTCACCCGTACCGATGATGAAGCTCTGTGAGCTGGTGCGCGGGTTCAAGACCAGCGACGAGACTCTCGCCACCGCCCGCAGCTTCGCCGAGGAGGTGGGGAAGACCTGCATCGTGGTGAACCGGGATGTAGCCGGCTTCGTGACCACCCGGTTGATCTCGGCGCTGGTGATGGAGGCGGTGAAGCTGGTCGAGTCCGGGGTGGTCTCTGCGGAGGATCTGGACCTCGCCTGCCAGCTCGGGTTCGGTCACGCCATGGGGCCGCTGGCGACCACTGATCTGACCGGGGTGGATGTGCTACTCAACGCCTCCCGCAACATCTACGCGGACACCGGTGAGGCGAAGTTCTTCCCGCCCGAACTGCTGCAGCGCATGGTCGCCGCCGGTGACCTCGGCCGCAAGCGCGGGCAGGGGTTCTATCAGTACGACTGA
- a CDS encoding MaoC family dehydratase — translation MGFGSVAELRAAAGGSLGYTDWLLVDQARIDRFAEATGDHQWIHVDPERAAAGPFGTTIGHGYLTLSLLPALLGDRLRVDGASMGVNYGVNKVRFPAPVPVDSRVRAQVEIQSVTDVTSGVQVVATVTVEREGGDKPVCVAETVSRIYL, via the coding sequence ATGGGGTTCGGATCGGTCGCGGAGCTGCGGGCGGCGGCAGGCGGGAGCCTCGGCTACACCGACTGGCTGCTGGTCGACCAGGCGCGGATCGACCGGTTCGCCGAGGCCACCGGCGACCACCAGTGGATCCACGTCGACCCGGAACGGGCCGCGGCCGGCCCGTTCGGCACCACCATCGGCCACGGCTACCTCACCCTGTCGCTGCTGCCCGCCCTGCTCGGCGACCGGTTGCGGGTCGACGGCGCCAGCATGGGGGTCAACTACGGGGTCAACAAGGTCCGGTTCCCAGCCCCGGTGCCGGTCGACTCCCGGGTCCGGGCGCAGGTCGAGATCCAGTCGGTCACCGACGTCACCAGCGGCGTGCAGGTGGTGGCGACCGTGACCGTCGAGCGGGAGGGCGGCGACAAGCCGGTCTGCGTCGCCGAGACGGTCAGCCGAATCTATCTTTGA
- a CDS encoding cupin domain-containing protein — protein MIEPPSKLVTQLALSPHPEGGWFRETWRSPLTLEPPGYEGVRSVATAIYYVLHPGEESAWHVVRSPELWLWHSGAPLTLWLGGDGPEPGAGEPYLLGADVAAGQQPQLLVPSGVWQAAAPAGDEPVLVSCVVAPGFDPADFRLI, from the coding sequence ATGATCGAACCCCCGTCGAAGCTGGTCACCCAGCTTGCGCTCAGTCCGCACCCCGAGGGCGGTTGGTTCCGCGAGACTTGGCGGTCGCCGCTCACCCTCGAACCCCCGGGCTACGAGGGGGTGCGTTCGGTCGCCACCGCCATCTACTACGTACTGCATCCGGGGGAGGAGTCTGCGTGGCACGTGGTCCGCTCGCCGGAGCTGTGGCTGTGGCACTCCGGCGCCCCGCTCACGCTGTGGCTGGGTGGCGACGGGCCGGAGCCGGGCGCCGGGGAGCCCTACCTACTCGGCGCCGATGTCGCCGCCGGTCAGCAGCCGCAGCTGCTCGTGCCGAGCGGGGTGTGGCAGGCGGCGGCACCGGCCGGCGACGAGCCGGTCCTGGTCAGCTGTGTGGTCGCGCCGGGCTTTGATCCGGCCGACTTCCGGTTGATCTGA
- a CDS encoding ABC-F family ATP-binding cassette domain-containing protein → MGHLDVVGVGHTLPDGRQLLRDVSFRVGEGAKVALVGPNGAGKTTLLRMIAGDAPVPVGAISGSGELGVMRQFIGAVADDRTLADLALSLAPPAVRAAGQRLAKAEVELATGTEPAQLAYAEALAGWGEAGGYDAEVTFDTVSVALLGQEWEQAQHRPVRTLSGGEQKRFALELLLHGPAEVLLLDEPDNYLDVPGKRWLEQRLTSSRKSVLYVSHDRELLARTADRVVTVEGGSAWTHAGGFASWHQARADRHDRLDEARRRWDEEHAKLRAQLLMYKQKAAYNSDMASRYQAAQTRLRKFEAAGPPPPRPRDQEIEVKLTGGRTGKRAVICERLALTGLTRPFDLELWYGDRVAVLGGNGTGKSHLLQLLGRGGSDPAGDALIDLPPVAHEGSARLGARVRPGHFSQLHHRPDLQDRALTEILSRGDDHRPGMPRHDAIRALGRYELAAAADQRFGLLSGGQQARFLILLLELSGATLLLLDEPTDNLDLASAEALEAGLSGFAGTVVAVTHDRWFTRSFGRFLLLRADGTVIEVPEPVWGT, encoded by the coding sequence GCCGCCAGCTGTTGCGCGACGTCTCCTTCCGGGTGGGCGAGGGGGCCAAAGTGGCCCTGGTCGGCCCGAACGGCGCGGGCAAGACCACGTTGCTCCGGATGATCGCCGGCGACGCCCCGGTGCCGGTCGGCGCCATCAGCGGCAGCGGCGAACTGGGAGTCATGCGCCAGTTCATCGGCGCGGTCGCCGACGATCGGACCCTCGCTGACCTCGCATTGTCGCTCGCCCCGCCGGCGGTGCGGGCAGCCGGCCAGCGGCTGGCCAAGGCGGAGGTCGAACTGGCAACCGGCACCGAGCCGGCCCAACTCGCGTACGCGGAGGCGTTGGCCGGCTGGGGAGAAGCCGGCGGTTACGACGCCGAGGTCACCTTCGACACGGTCAGTGTCGCCCTGCTCGGGCAGGAATGGGAACAGGCCCAGCACCGCCCGGTGCGCACCCTCTCCGGCGGTGAACAGAAGCGGTTCGCCCTGGAGCTGCTGTTGCACGGCCCGGCCGAGGTGCTGCTGCTCGACGAGCCCGACAACTACCTCGATGTACCGGGCAAGCGGTGGCTGGAGCAGCGGCTGACCAGTTCCCGCAAGAGCGTTCTCTATGTCTCCCACGATCGGGAGCTGTTGGCCCGTACCGCCGACCGGGTGGTGACCGTGGAGGGCGGGTCGGCCTGGACCCACGCTGGCGGGTTCGCCAGCTGGCACCAGGCCCGGGCGGACCGGCACGACCGGCTCGACGAGGCCCGCCGCCGGTGGGATGAGGAGCACGCCAAACTCCGGGCACAGCTGCTCATGTATAAGCAGAAAGCCGCCTACAACTCCGACATGGCCTCCCGCTACCAGGCCGCGCAGACCCGGCTGCGGAAGTTCGAAGCGGCCGGCCCGCCGCCGCCCCGCCCCCGCGACCAGGAGATCGAGGTCAAGCTCACCGGTGGCCGGACCGGCAAGCGGGCGGTGATCTGCGAGCGGTTAGCCCTGACCGGCCTGACCCGACCGTTCGACCTGGAGCTCTGGTACGGCGACCGGGTGGCGGTGCTAGGCGGCAACGGCACCGGCAAGTCCCACCTGCTCCAGCTGCTGGGGCGCGGCGGGAGCGACCCGGCCGGGGATGCCCTGATCGACTTGCCGCCGGTGGCCCATGAAGGGAGCGCCCGGCTCGGAGCGCGGGTGCGACCGGGCCACTTCTCCCAACTGCACCACCGTCCCGACCTGCAGGATCGCGCGCTGACCGAGATCCTGTCCCGCGGCGACGATCACCGACCCGGCATGCCCCGGCACGACGCGATCCGGGCGCTCGGCCGCTACGAACTGGCCGCCGCCGCTGACCAGCGATTCGGTCTGCTCTCCGGCGGCCAGCAGGCCCGGTTCCTGATCCTGCTGCTGGAGCTCTCCGGGGCGACGCTGCTGCTGCTGGACGAGCCGACCGACAACCTGGACCTCGCCTCGGCGGAGGCGCTGGAGGCCGGGCTTTCAGGTTTCGCCGGCACGGTGGTTGCGGTCACCCACGACCGCTGGTTCACCCGCTCCTTCGGCCGGTTTCTGCTGCTCCGGGCCGACGGGACGGTGATCGAGGTGCCCGAGCCGGTCTGGGGAACCTGA